A single region of the Arthrobacter sp. zg-Y820 genome encodes:
- a CDS encoding inositol-3-phosphate synthase gives MAKNPIRVAIVGVGNCAASLVQGVQYYRDADPDLTVPGLMHVKFGQYHVNDVQFVAAFDVDSKKVGLDLADAIGASENNTIKIADVPQTGITVQRGHTLDGLGKYYRETIVESDAELVDIVASLRENNVDVMVCYLPVGSEQAAKFYAQCAIDAGVAFVNALPVFIAGTKEWADKFTAAGVPIIGDDIKSQIGATITHRVMAKLFEDRGVILDRTYQLNVGGNMDFKNMLERERLESKKISKTQAVTSNTSADLKADDVHIGPSDYVAWLDDRKWAFVRLEGRNFGDAPVSLEYKLEVWDSPNSAGVIIDAIRAAKIALDRGVGGPILSASSYFMKSPPEQYNDDVAKEKVEQFIRGEVER, from the coding sequence GTGGCAAAGAACCCCATTCGGGTCGCAATCGTCGGTGTTGGAAACTGCGCAGCGTCGCTGGTCCAGGGCGTCCAGTACTACCGTGACGCTGACCCGGACCTGACCGTTCCCGGCCTGATGCACGTGAAGTTCGGCCAGTACCACGTCAACGACGTGCAGTTCGTGGCAGCCTTTGACGTGGACAGCAAGAAAGTCGGTCTGGACCTGGCCGACGCCATTGGGGCCAGCGAGAACAACACCATCAAGATTGCCGACGTCCCGCAGACCGGCATCACCGTCCAGCGCGGCCACACCCTCGACGGCTTGGGCAAGTACTACCGGGAAACGATCGTAGAGTCCGACGCCGAACTTGTGGACATTGTTGCCTCGCTTCGGGAGAACAACGTGGATGTCATGGTCTGCTACCTGCCGGTCGGCTCCGAGCAGGCTGCGAAGTTCTACGCCCAGTGCGCCATTGACGCCGGCGTCGCTTTCGTGAACGCGCTGCCCGTGTTCATTGCCGGGACCAAGGAATGGGCCGACAAGTTCACCGCCGCCGGGGTTCCGATCATCGGCGACGACATCAAGAGCCAGATCGGCGCCACCATCACCCACCGGGTCATGGCCAAGCTGTTCGAGGACCGCGGCGTCATCCTGGACCGCACCTACCAGCTCAACGTCGGCGGAAACATGGACTTCAAGAACATGCTCGAGCGCGAGCGCCTGGAGTCCAAGAAGATTTCCAAGACCCAGGCGGTCACCTCCAACACGTCGGCGGACCTGAAGGCAGACGACGTGCACATCGGCCCGTCGGACTACGTGGCCTGGCTCGATGACCGCAAGTGGGCCTTTGTCCGCTTGGAGGGCCGCAACTTCGGCGACGCTCCGGTGTCGCTGGAATACAAGCTTGAGGTCTGGGACTCCCCCAACTCCGCCGGCGTGATCATCGATGCCATCCGTGCCGCCAAGATCGCCCTGGACCGGGGCGTCGGCGGACCCATCCTCTCGGCGTCGAGCTACTTCATGAAGTCCCCGCCGGAGCAGTACAACGATGACGTTGCCAAGGAAAAGGTGGAGCAGTTCATCCGCGGCGAGGTCGAGCGCTAA
- a CDS encoding formate--tetrahydrofolate ligase, whose protein sequence is MRTAADMSSDLEISRRAVLKPVTEVAAAAGIPEDALELYGRYKAKIDPLRVPPRGTRGKVVLVTAMSPTPAGEGKSTVTVGLGDALAKAGVSTVIALREPSLGPVLGMKGGATGGGYSQVAPMEDINLHFTGDFHAITTANNALAALLDNSIYQGNTLGIDPRRITFRRVMDMNDRSLRDIVIGLGGPVQGTPRQDGFDITVASEIMAVFCLARDLADLKARLARITVGYTYDRRPVTVRDLGAEGALTLLLKDAVKPNLVQTLAGTPALVHGGPFANIAHGCNSVIATELARTVADVVVTEAGFGADLGAEKYMDITARAADVAPDAVVLVATIRALKMQGGVPRSELDRADRAALEAGTPNLLRHIGNIRKFGLNPVVAINTFSTDTPEELEWLLRWCAAEGVPVAAADVWAQGGGGTGGDALAVRVRAALAEPASFRHLYPLELPVEEKIRTVAREIYGADDVEFSVSARRRLEEIRAGGWDSLPVCMAKTQYSFSDNAALLGAPTGFTVHVRDLILKTGAGFVVALTGAVMTMPGLPKSPAALRMDVAADGTPQGLF, encoded by the coding sequence ATGCGCACTGCCGCTGACATGTCCAGTGATTTGGAAATCTCCCGCCGGGCGGTGCTGAAACCCGTCACGGAGGTTGCCGCCGCCGCCGGCATTCCTGAAGACGCCCTTGAACTGTACGGGCGCTACAAGGCCAAGATCGACCCGCTGCGGGTGCCTCCGCGCGGCACCCGCGGCAAGGTGGTGCTGGTTACCGCCATGAGCCCCACCCCGGCCGGTGAGGGAAAGTCCACCGTCACCGTGGGGCTCGGGGATGCCCTGGCCAAGGCGGGAGTCAGCACTGTCATCGCCCTGCGGGAGCCCTCGCTGGGACCGGTCCTGGGCATGAAGGGCGGCGCCACCGGCGGCGGCTACTCCCAGGTGGCGCCGATGGAGGACATCAACCTGCACTTCACCGGGGACTTCCATGCCATCACCACGGCCAACAACGCCCTCGCCGCGCTGCTGGACAACTCCATTTACCAGGGCAATACCCTGGGCATCGATCCGCGGCGCATCACGTTCCGCCGCGTCATGGACATGAATGACCGCTCGCTGCGCGACATCGTGATCGGACTGGGCGGACCGGTCCAGGGCACGCCGCGCCAGGACGGCTTCGACATCACCGTCGCCTCCGAAATCATGGCCGTGTTCTGCCTCGCCCGGGACCTGGCTGACCTCAAGGCCCGGCTGGCGCGGATCACCGTGGGCTACACCTACGACCGGCGGCCGGTGACCGTGCGGGACCTCGGCGCGGAGGGAGCCCTGACGCTGCTGCTGAAGGACGCGGTCAAACCGAACCTGGTGCAGACCCTTGCCGGCACCCCGGCATTGGTCCACGGCGGGCCGTTCGCGAACATTGCGCACGGCTGCAACTCGGTGATCGCCACCGAACTGGCGCGCACCGTCGCTGACGTGGTGGTCACGGAAGCCGGATTCGGAGCGGACCTGGGCGCCGAAAAGTACATGGACATCACGGCGCGGGCCGCGGACGTGGCACCGGACGCCGTCGTTCTGGTGGCCACGATCCGGGCGCTCAAGATGCAGGGTGGCGTGCCCCGGAGCGAACTGGACCGCGCGGACCGGGCCGCGCTTGAGGCCGGAACCCCCAACCTGCTTCGCCACATCGGAAACATCCGGAAGTTTGGCCTGAATCCGGTGGTGGCCATCAATACGTTCAGCACCGACACGCCGGAGGAGCTCGAGTGGCTGCTGCGCTGGTGCGCAGCCGAGGGCGTGCCGGTTGCCGCGGCAGACGTCTGGGCGCAGGGCGGCGGCGGGACCGGCGGCGACGCCCTGGCGGTGCGTGTCCGGGCGGCGCTGGCGGAGCCGGCGTCTTTCCGGCACCTGTATCCGCTGGAGCTGCCGGTGGAGGAGAAGATCCGCACGGTGGCCCGGGAGATTTACGGGGCCGACGACGTCGAATTCTCAGTTTCGGCGCGGCGCCGGCTGGAGGAGATCCGGGCCGGGGGATGGGATTCGCTGCCGGTGTGCATGGCCAAGACGCAGTACTCGTTCTCCGACAACGCGGCCCTGCTTGGCGCGCCCACCGGTTTCACCGTGCACGTGCGGGACCTGATCCTCAAGACCGGCGCCGGCTTCGTGGTCGCGCTCACCGGGGCCGTGATGACCATGCCCGGGCTGCCGAAGTCCCCCGCGGCGCTGCGCATGGACGTGGCCGCTGACGGCACGCCGCAGGGTTTGTTCTAA
- the mshA gene encoding D-inositol-3-phosphate glycosyltransferase — translation MLQVKRVAMLSLHTSPLEQPGSGDAGGMNVYVRSVAVELARSGVEVDIFTRSSDPRQQPAVELVPGVTVRHITAGPRRKIAKEALPGLADALALGVSDIHPFPAGRRFDVIHSHYWVSGTAGLAVARAWDLPLVHTMHTMARVKNLRLQAGEKPEPQVRIDGEQDIVDGATRLIANTSTEAAELEALYGADPLEVDVVAPGVDLQIFSSRNSHAARARLGVPREVFHVVFAGRIQRMKGPQVLVRAAAELHARRPDIPLQISILGAGSGSEVLDLQPLIDSLGLHAHVSLHPPVGAAALADWFRAADVVAVPSFSESFGLVALEAQACGTPVLAANVGGLPKAVGHGRTGLLVDGHDSGRWSAELERLHDDAGLRRALGYGAAVHASAFGWKRTASLTAESYLQAAEQFSAQSVR, via the coding sequence TTGCTTCAGGTAAAGCGTGTGGCCATGCTCTCGTTGCATACGTCACCCCTGGAGCAGCCAGGTTCCGGCGATGCCGGCGGAATGAACGTCTACGTCCGCTCGGTCGCAGTGGAACTGGCCAGATCCGGCGTCGAAGTGGATATTTTCACCCGTTCCTCGGACCCGCGTCAGCAGCCAGCCGTGGAACTCGTTCCCGGCGTCACTGTCCGCCACATCACTGCAGGACCGCGCCGCAAAATCGCGAAGGAAGCACTGCCCGGACTGGCCGACGCCCTGGCACTGGGCGTCAGCGACATCCATCCCTTCCCGGCGGGCCGCCGGTTCGACGTCATCCACTCGCACTATTGGGTGTCCGGCACGGCCGGGCTGGCCGTCGCCAGGGCGTGGGACCTGCCGCTGGTGCACACCATGCACACCATGGCGCGGGTGAAGAACCTGCGCCTCCAGGCCGGGGAGAAGCCCGAGCCCCAGGTCCGGATTGACGGGGAGCAGGACATCGTCGACGGCGCCACCCGGCTGATCGCCAATACGAGCACCGAAGCCGCCGAGCTGGAAGCGCTGTACGGAGCCGACCCGCTGGAGGTGGACGTGGTGGCTCCCGGCGTGGACCTGCAGATCTTCTCCAGCCGGAACTCCCACGCCGCCCGTGCCCGCCTGGGCGTTCCCCGGGAGGTGTTCCACGTTGTCTTTGCCGGCCGCATCCAGCGCATGAAGGGCCCCCAGGTACTGGTGCGTGCCGCCGCGGAACTGCATGCCCGCCGTCCCGACATCCCGCTGCAGATCAGCATCCTCGGCGCCGGGAGCGGTTCCGAGGTGCTGGACCTGCAACCGCTGATCGACTCGCTGGGGCTGCACGCCCACGTCTCCCTGCATCCGCCCGTGGGCGCAGCTGCGCTGGCTGACTGGTTCCGTGCCGCCGACGTCGTCGCCGTCCCCTCCTTCAGCGAGTCCTTCGGGCTGGTTGCCCTGGAAGCCCAGGCCTGCGGAACGCCCGTGCTGGCGGCCAATGTCGGCGGGCTGCCCAAGGCCGTCGGACACGGCCGCACCGGCCTGCTGGTGGACGGGCATGACAGCGGCCGGTGGTCAGCCGAGCTGGAGCGGCTGCACGACGACGCCGGGCTGCGCCGGGCGCTGGGCTACGGCGCCGCCGTGCATGCGTCGGCCTTCGGCTGGAAGCGCACTGCGTCGCTTACGGCCGAGAGTTATCTGCAGGCCGCGGAACAGTTCTCGGCGCAGTCCGTCCGCTGA
- a CDS encoding histidine phosphatase family protein: protein MSDAEDFGPAVPDTTPAGTRLPRLWLLRHGETEWSREGNYTGLTDIPLTAAGEAQAVAAKEKIGQVDFDLVLSSPLIRARRTAELVGYPEPRILPHAHEWDYGANEGRKSTQVRAENPGYLIWNDGVPQGETLDQVAERADRIVSLVQAGCGTPMDRDPGATPVEKVLLVAHGHFLRILAARWLGLPADHGRHFVLGTAAVCLLGWDKHTPAIVRWNY from the coding sequence ATGAGCGACGCTGAGGACTTCGGTCCGGCGGTTCCGGATACGACGCCGGCGGGAACGCGGCTGCCGCGGCTGTGGCTGCTGCGCCACGGCGAGACGGAGTGGTCCCGCGAGGGAAACTACACCGGCCTGACGGACATTCCGCTGACCGCGGCCGGGGAGGCCCAGGCGGTCGCCGCGAAGGAGAAGATCGGGCAGGTCGACTTTGACCTGGTGCTGTCCTCCCCGCTGATCCGCGCCCGGCGCACCGCGGAGCTGGTGGGATACCCCGAGCCGCGGATCCTGCCCCATGCGCACGAGTGGGACTACGGAGCCAACGAGGGCCGCAAGAGCACGCAGGTGCGGGCCGAGAACCCCGGCTACCTCATCTGGAACGACGGCGTTCCCCAGGGGGAGACCCTGGACCAGGTGGCGGAGCGCGCCGACCGCATCGTCTCCCTCGTGCAGGCCGGCTGCGGCACACCGATGGACCGGGATCCGGGAGCAACCCCGGTGGAGAAGGTCCTCCTTGTGGCGCACGGCCACTTCCTGCGGATTCTCGCCGCCCGCTGGTTGGGGCTTCCGGCAGACCACGGCCGGCATTTCGTGCTCGGAACCGCTGCCGTCTGCCTGCTGGGCTGGGACAAACACACGCCCGCAATAGTGCGCTGGAACTATTAG
- a CDS encoding CCA tRNA nucleotidyltransferase, translating to MVHLFDSSALKTPLPSVVGELGTLFENAGYELSLVGGPVRDLFLGRVSPDLDFTTNARPDDIINVIRRWCDTYWEIGRAFGTIGLRKAGFQIEITTYRADAYDPESRKPAVAFGDKLEDDLFRRDFTMNAMALRLPSMELVDPFGGAQDLQAGLVRTPGAPSTSFSDDPLRMMRAARFASQLEVDVAPDVFEAMKDMAGRITIISAERVRDELVKLINGKAPWTGIDLLVESGLAEHVLPEVSALKLEIDEHHRHKDVYQHSLTVLRQACGHETGADGDVPAPDFVLRFAALMHDVGKPATRRFEPNGSVSFLHHDAVGSKLTAKRMKALRFDNDTIKAVSRLVELHMRFYGYGDAGWTDSAVRRYVNDAGPLLQRLHRLTRSDVTTRNRRKAERLAFAYDDLELRIAALAEQEELAAIRPDLDGEAIMALLGIRPGPVVGRAYRFLLEERMENGPSGEAEAAALLRGWWAEQPESRDVPGPPAAAPEAGAGDKTEAGTNPSATVEGSK from the coding sequence ATGGTGCACCTTTTTGATAGTTCGGCCCTGAAGACTCCCCTGCCCTCCGTTGTCGGTGAGCTCGGAACGCTGTTCGAGAACGCCGGCTACGAGCTTTCCCTCGTCGGCGGTCCCGTGCGTGATCTTTTCCTGGGGCGGGTGTCTCCGGACCTGGACTTCACCACCAACGCCCGCCCGGATGACATCATCAACGTCATCCGCCGCTGGTGCGACACGTATTGGGAGATCGGCCGGGCGTTCGGCACCATCGGTTTGCGCAAGGCCGGGTTCCAGATCGAAATCACCACTTACCGGGCCGATGCCTATGACCCGGAGTCGCGGAAGCCGGCCGTGGCCTTCGGCGACAAGCTTGAGGATGATCTGTTCCGCCGTGATTTCACCATGAATGCGATGGCGCTGCGGCTGCCCTCCATGGAGTTGGTGGATCCGTTCGGGGGAGCGCAGGACCTGCAGGCCGGCCTCGTCCGCACCCCGGGCGCCCCGTCGACGTCGTTCTCCGACGATCCGCTGCGGATGATGCGCGCCGCCCGGTTCGCGTCCCAGCTGGAAGTGGATGTGGCCCCGGATGTGTTTGAGGCGATGAAGGACATGGCCGGCCGGATCACGATTATTTCCGCCGAGCGTGTCCGCGATGAGCTCGTGAAACTGATCAACGGCAAGGCGCCGTGGACCGGCATCGACCTGCTCGTGGAAAGCGGACTGGCCGAGCATGTGCTGCCGGAGGTCTCCGCCCTGAAACTGGAAATCGACGAGCATCACCGGCACAAGGACGTCTACCAGCATTCGCTGACGGTGCTGCGCCAGGCCTGCGGGCATGAGACCGGCGCCGACGGCGATGTTCCCGCCCCGGACTTCGTCCTGCGGTTCGCGGCCCTGATGCACGACGTCGGAAAGCCCGCCACCCGCCGCTTCGAGCCCAATGGTTCCGTCAGCTTCCTGCACCATGACGCCGTCGGGTCGAAGCTGACCGCGAAGCGGATGAAGGCGCTGCGTTTCGACAACGACACCATCAAGGCGGTGTCGCGGCTGGTGGAGCTGCACATGCGCTTCTACGGCTACGGTGATGCCGGCTGGACGGACTCCGCCGTCCGCCGTTACGTCAACGACGCCGGCCCGCTGCTGCAGCGGCTGCACCGGCTCACCCGCTCGGATGTCACCACCCGCAACCGGCGGAAGGCCGAACGGCTGGCTTTCGCCTACGACGACCTTGAGCTCCGGATCGCCGCGCTGGCCGAGCAGGAGGAGCTCGCGGCCATTCGTCCGGATCTGGACGGAGAGGCAATCATGGCGCTGCTGGGCATCCGCCCGGGCCCCGTGGTTGGCCGCGCCTACCGGTTCCTGCTCGAAGAGCGCATGGAAAACGGGCCTTCCGGCGAGGCTGAAGCGGCCGCCCTGCTCCGCGGGTGGTGGGCCGAGCAGCCCGAAAGCCGGGACGTCCCCGGCCCGCCGGCGGCGGCCCCGGAGGCCGGCGCCGGTGACAAAACAGAGGCGGGCACAAACCCGTCGGCAACAGTGGAAGGAAGTAAATGA
- a CDS encoding NUDIX hydrolase, translated as MAHPVPSAPKRTPLTASMGGVGAHPVHASLPTVEEVSAGGIVVDSSSSELPVAIIARLNRGGRLEWCLPKGHPENDEDSREAAIREIAEETGIDGRILTALGSIDYWFTVSGHRVHKTVHHFLLAATGGNLTIENDPDHEAVDVAWVPLAELGKRLSFPNERRIADLAREILPRYL; from the coding sequence ATGGCCCATCCTGTACCGAGCGCACCCAAGCGAACCCCATTGACGGCGTCAATGGGCGGGGTCGGTGCGCATCCGGTGCATGCCTCACTGCCCACGGTGGAAGAGGTCTCGGCCGGCGGAATTGTGGTTGACTCCTCATCCTCGGAGCTGCCGGTGGCGATCATTGCCCGGCTGAACCGCGGCGGACGGCTGGAATGGTGCCTGCCCAAAGGCCATCCCGAGAATGATGAAGACAGCCGCGAAGCAGCCATCCGGGAGATCGCCGAGGAGACCGGAATCGACGGGCGCATCCTGACCGCCCTGGGCAGCATCGACTATTGGTTTACGGTCAGCGGCCACCGGGTGCACAAGACGGTCCACCACTTCCTGCTGGCCGCCACCGGCGGAAACCTCACGATCGAGAACGATCCGGACCACGAGGCCGTGGACGTTGCCTGGGTTCCCCTGGCCGAGCTCGGCAAACGGCTCTCCTTTCCCAACGAGCGGCGCATCGCCGACCTCGCCCGGGAAATCCTCCCCCGCTACCTCTGA
- the murJ gene encoding murein biosynthesis integral membrane protein MurJ, which translates to MAEKNIAPSTARSSAVMAAGTLLSRVLGLVRTALLAVAIGNAGLVSDIFSNANVLPNFIYLLLAGGVFNAVLVPQIIKASKRPDRGREYVSSIMTLSLVGLGILTVAATVAAPWILPVVTRLDESQLPLATTFAYWLFPQIFFYGAYAIIGQTLNANGRFGAYMWAPVVNNLVAIAGVVLFITLMGTEEANQFSPENWTSSATLILAGSTTLGIVAQAAVLLIPLKKLGLGLRPTFRLRGIGLRQTGKVAKWTIITMVVGNGAYLIYNNVATIATAARPAYAAMNPPQIIAGQVNLETASMFYMIPHSVITLSLATVLFNQMSHAFTEGNLAQVRDTIATGLRTIGVATVFCSAVLVVLAGPISMWLSGGSTASAAVQGQVLVLLSVSAPFLSATFLMNRAFYADEDSKTPMVMQIMLSVFGVLLAFGASVLPPNRVIFGLAIAYSLGNIAGVLVSHIFLTRKLGHYGAGEVFDVHVRLTVAALGCAALGSAALGMLGGYSADGFAWQSLTGSLVTLLICGSLMAVSYYFMLRALKVRELDAFLGPILAKVRR; encoded by the coding sequence ATGGCCGAAAAGAATATTGCTCCCAGCACGGCGCGCTCCAGCGCGGTAATGGCAGCTGGAACCCTGTTATCCCGCGTCCTTGGCCTTGTCCGGACCGCACTCCTGGCCGTGGCAATTGGCAATGCCGGCTTGGTGTCTGACATTTTCAGCAACGCCAACGTGCTGCCCAACTTCATCTATCTGCTGCTGGCCGGCGGCGTGTTCAACGCCGTCCTGGTCCCGCAGATCATCAAGGCCAGCAAACGGCCGGACCGCGGCCGGGAGTATGTCTCCTCGATCATGACCCTGAGCCTGGTCGGGCTGGGCATCCTGACCGTGGCCGCCACCGTCGCGGCACCGTGGATCCTGCCCGTGGTCACCCGGCTGGACGAGTCCCAGCTCCCCCTGGCCACCACGTTTGCCTACTGGCTGTTTCCGCAGATCTTCTTCTACGGCGCCTACGCCATCATTGGCCAGACGCTCAACGCCAACGGTCGGTTCGGTGCCTACATGTGGGCTCCGGTGGTCAACAACCTGGTGGCCATTGCCGGCGTGGTCCTGTTCATCACGCTGATGGGAACCGAGGAAGCCAACCAGTTCTCGCCCGAGAACTGGACGTCGTCCGCCACCTTGATCCTGGCCGGCAGCACGACGCTGGGCATTGTCGCGCAGGCAGCCGTGCTGCTTATTCCGCTGAAGAAGCTGGGGCTGGGCCTGCGTCCCACCTTCCGGCTGCGCGGCATCGGCCTGCGGCAGACCGGCAAGGTCGCCAAGTGGACCATCATCACCATGGTGGTGGGCAACGGCGCCTACCTGATTTACAACAACGTTGCCACGATCGCCACGGCCGCGCGTCCTGCCTATGCAGCCATGAATCCGCCGCAGATCATTGCCGGCCAGGTGAACCTGGAAACTGCTTCCATGTTCTACATGATTCCGCACTCGGTGATCACGCTTTCCCTGGCCACGGTGCTGTTCAACCAGATGTCCCATGCCTTCACCGAAGGCAACCTGGCCCAGGTCCGCGACACCATCGCCACCGGGCTGCGGACCATTGGAGTGGCCACCGTCTTCTGCTCTGCTGTGCTGGTGGTGCTCGCAGGCCCCATCAGCATGTGGCTCAGCGGCGGGTCCACTGCCTCGGCCGCCGTCCAGGGACAGGTGCTGGTGCTGCTCTCCGTCAGCGCGCCGTTCCTGAGCGCCACCTTCCTCATGAACCGCGCTTTCTACGCCGATGAAGACAGCAAAACGCCCATGGTCATGCAGATCATGCTCTCCGTCTTCGGCGTTCTGCTTGCCTTCGGCGCCTCCGTCCTGCCCCCCAACCGGGTCATCTTCGGCCTGGCCATTGCCTATTCTCTGGGGAACATTGCCGGCGTGCTGGTCAGCCACATTTTCCTCACCCGCAAACTGGGACACTACGGCGCCGGGGAGGTCTTCGACGTGCATGTCCGCCTGACCGTTGCGGCTCTGGGCTGTGCGGCACTCGGATCCGCGGCACTCGGCATGCTGGGCGGCTACTCGGCGGACGGCTTCGCCTGGCAGTCGCTGACCGGCTCCCTGGTCACCCTGCTGATCTGCGGCTCACTCATGGCCGTGTCCTACTACTTCATGCTGCGCGCCCTGAAGGTCAGGGAACTGGATGCTTTCCTCGGCCCCATCCTCGCAAAGGTCCGGCGGTAG
- a CDS encoding ABC transporter substrate-binding protein codes for MPQPVDVGSTLGGRYKVTAQVLSSAENDLVLDGVDQVLNRAVSILLAAPENTAQVSASAREVATGERASNVQILDLGVSDGRTYLVTNNANAADLLDLVIERDAPFVEPFFTDTLGSEIFGMPRSREPETTEDDRYVEEPAERAPRKPLMAGRPLPRLPKFGRAGAAAGAGGGVLSGAEEAAAARDLEFGDAADAPAEAATGAANMPPPSAARPTSGAAPATGPTPKVSRWTETDYASEADSVPEEHPAADEPAAPSATARQAPGRGSERLPSNFPKSAVAATAAAEDDYEAYEDDDDDAAPGGRRTWGRVLVGAVLTLVLVVAVVLAVGQLGKQGNDAPQAADEPTAAASAPAEAPPVAAPVQTAAAPVPAGISRLVPGNPALDAENDGALPQILDGNPATYWSSYVYANDTFGGLAPNLALVVELEEESAINKIDISQLNGTGGSFSVLLNDSPSLEGASSVAESGFTGPTTSIQVPKVEGEAATAKYVIVNFTQLPRLSGGLQATYPWGLRIAEIGVS; via the coding sequence GTGCCACAGCCGGTAGACGTAGGCTCAACACTGGGGGGCCGCTACAAAGTGACCGCCCAGGTTTTGTCCTCAGCGGAGAACGATCTGGTCCTTGACGGCGTGGACCAGGTACTTAACCGTGCCGTGAGCATCCTCCTCGCAGCTCCCGAGAACACCGCACAGGTCAGTGCCAGCGCCCGTGAGGTTGCCACCGGCGAACGGGCCAGCAACGTGCAGATCCTGGATCTCGGCGTCAGCGATGGCCGCACCTACCTGGTCACCAACAACGCCAACGCGGCCGACCTCCTGGACCTGGTGATCGAACGGGACGCTCCGTTCGTCGAACCCTTCTTCACAGACACGCTCGGCTCCGAGATCTTTGGGATGCCCCGCTCCCGTGAGCCGGAGACCACTGAGGACGACCGGTACGTCGAAGAGCCCGCGGAGCGCGCTCCCCGCAAGCCCCTGATGGCCGGCCGCCCCCTGCCGAGACTGCCCAAGTTTGGGCGTGCGGGTGCTGCCGCCGGCGCCGGCGGCGGTGTGCTCTCGGGTGCCGAGGAAGCTGCTGCTGCCCGTGATCTGGAGTTCGGCGACGCCGCGGATGCTCCTGCCGAAGCAGCCACCGGAGCGGCGAACATGCCGCCTCCCTCCGCCGCCCGGCCCACCAGCGGCGCGGCGCCGGCCACCGGCCCGACGCCCAAGGTCTCCCGCTGGACGGAAACCGATTACGCCTCGGAAGCCGACTCCGTCCCCGAGGAGCACCCGGCCGCCGATGAGCCCGCGGCTCCTTCCGCGACTGCGCGCCAGGCTCCCGGCCGCGGTTCCGAGCGGCTTCCCTCCAATTTCCCGAAGTCCGCCGTTGCAGCGACCGCTGCCGCCGAGGACGATTACGAGGCCTACGAGGACGATGACGACGACGCGGCCCCCGGCGGACGCCGCACCTGGGGTCGGGTGCTCGTGGGTGCGGTCCTGACGCTGGTCCTGGTTGTCGCCGTCGTCCTGGCTGTTGGACAGCTGGGCAAGCAGGGCAACGACGCTCCGCAGGCGGCTGATGAGCCCACCGCTGCGGCCAGCGCTCCCGCGGAAGCTCCGCCGGTAGCCGCACCGGTGCAGACCGCAGCCGCACCCGTGCCGGCAGGCATCAGCCGCCTGGTGCCCGGCAACCCCGCCCTCGATGCGGAAAACGACGGGGCGCTGCCGCAGATCCTCGACGGCAACCCGGCCACCTACTGGTCCAGCTATGTCTACGCCAACGACACCTTCGGCGGCTTGGCACCCAACCTCGCCCTCGTCGTCGAACTGGAAGAGGAATCGGCGATCAACAAGATCGACATCAGCCAGCTCAACGGAACCGGCGGCAGCTTCTCCGTGCTGCTGAATGATTCCCCGAGCCTGGAGGGTGCCTCCTCCGTGGCCGAGAGCGGCTTCACCGGTCCGACCACCAGCATCCAGGTGCCCAAGGTGGAAGGTGAAGCGGCTACGGCCAAGTATGTAATCGTGAACTTCACCCAGTTGCCGCGCCTGAGCGGTGGCCTCCAGGCCACTTATCCGTGGGGCCTGCGCATCGCGGAAATCGGCGTCTCCTAG